Genomic segment of Citrus sinensis cultivar Valencia sweet orange chromosome 7, DVS_A1.0, whole genome shotgun sequence:
TACATcttctttattaatatattttccaatttcttatccccaaaaaaaaaaaatgaacacctatgtctagtaACTAAATCCCAACCCCAGTATGTGGGTAGGGGTCTTATTCCCATGTCTACTATACCATGCTCACGAGATTTTACCAGTTAAACTAACTTGTATGCATTCATAGATGCCCAATTATTGGCCTAGAAATGTAGGAAGAATAGCATGCAATTTAGGACTACTTAAGAAATAAGACTCAAGAGATTTTTGGGACTTGAATTAACTTCGTATTCTCAAATTCCAAACACTAATGACTAAAAGAATACATTTGACttgaattatttaatgatttgcttttcattttctattagTATCTAAAATTATATAGGGGACGATTCGACTTTTTCGAGCAGACTTAATAATTATGGACCAATACATATTGACTTTCGCACTTAGTTTTCTATGCTTATCTCTGATTTTAATTCTTACCTTTTCCCATAGTTTCTATCTCTCCGCTCTTTCTCAGCGTTCCctcttttctttcatattcACTCAGCActaatttgtaaattagaGCACAACCACAGAGAAATTGGCTTCACCTAGACAGGCTTTAATAGACACCCAAATATGTTCCTGCCTCATGTGAAGACACAAATATCCAATAGAAATCATAGTTTTCTACCAATCTACTGCTTTCACTATTAAGGCCCTATTTGGTATTGAGGTTGGACAGCTATAGCTTCACTAAGGATATGTTTGCTGCATTGCATTATGGGGTATTAAAATACTACTCACATTAAATTAATGCTAGTGCTACGTTTGGAAGAACATGGGAATGGGTtaaagggttttttttttttgcttttgcttttgctttataataataataatgataaataaatataactttttaatttaatataatatttttatttttatttttacattataatttattataactaataataaatatctaaatttgaataatattaatttaaaattaataataatataaaatattaatacaatttaaacatattaatataatataaaatattaatataatatataatttaaattaatcacaaaaaaactACAGTACAATGTAGCACCAAATATTATACAGATTGTTATAATACAGTgataatgcaatacaacataatacaatacattagcattaaaataatgcaatacaccATAGTACAATTCAATGtgtcaaacgcaccctaaagTATTTGGCAAACACTAGTTATTGTAACTTGGAAGCTAAGTTAATTTAATCTCACatttgtatgatgaaaaactatgatatctttatttttttgtcaaaattattaaaagtcaATTTCACTATACattatcaacttttatttcatagttataCCTACTTTTCCACAttagtttaaaagttacagcgcCTCAATACCAAACGAGGCCTATGTTCATTTGATAAAGCAAGTTGTAAAACAAGAATCTTTCAAtcatctattttattttcatgacAAATGGGGCAAGAGACAAAAGAGAATAAGCGAAAAAGGACAAACTGCCGAGAATAAGCGAAAAAGAATGCCCTACCTAACCCAACGAGtaggggggaaaaaagaaaaaagaaagaaagtgtGCATCTTTGTGTTCAAGAGCTAAGTTTTTGCAAGTATTGATTTATCAGCACAAATGTTTTTCGAGTCTTTCTTTGATTGGAAAATTGTGCTATTGCTATCCAATAGGAATCCTTCTAATTTACACTAACTAATGATATAGCTCTGTTCAGTATAAAATTGGTGTCTTACAATTAAACCTTCTAAGGTATTACAATCAAACTATCATctggaagaaaaatgaaaattcacaGCTCCAAGACCATAGATAAAAAGGACGAGTAAACATAAAATACAGCAAGTAAACAGATAAAGACTATccacaagaaaaagatgaaatttaCCTTGTCTTTAGATAAGGTATCTGGAGGGGAAATAACTTCTGGCTGCACATAGTTCTTTCCAcgataaaatattatagtatTGCTCGGATTGATGTCAATCACAATGCCTTTGCTCAGTTGAGCAAGCACTTCAGCATACTCATGAATTTTCCCTGGCTCACAGGGTTTGCAAACAACCTTCACAGTTTCATGCTTCTTCCAATGAAGATGCATATTAAGAACAACACCTCCAAATACTCCCCGTCTTCCAACTTGgacataattcttttttttctcaccGGTACGTTTTAAGTAGTGCCTCTCTTCGTCGGTTAAAATTTCAGGATCATATGCTTCAGCCGGGGCTTTCGGAAGCTCAAATTTGGTCAACTTCTCAATGAGCCATGCTTCCTTACGTTTTGCCTGAAAAGTTTATAGAAGAACGAAAAAggtaaaactaataattatatgGTGTActaacacaaaaataaatcaaactaAAGAAatctaaatgaataaattaattagagagGTCAATGAGAAAGCTCAAAACCCCACTAAGTAAATTACAAGCTATCCTTCACAAGAAACAAACTTTCATGATTTATTCAAGAGGTCAGACACAAAAATCTACCCCCAaacaacaaccaaaaaaatgaaaatgataattcaAAGATATACTGGAGCAGCAGTAGCTAAATCATGTTAATATACATTGGGTAATGTTGAGGCCAAAGTTGTAATTCTAATGTTTTGAGCAGAACATAAATCTGAATAACTTGCCAACCTTCTCAAGTTTGTATCTGATCCTAACTtctggacttggagaattaatCTTCTTTTTAGCCTTAAGACGATAGAACCTGAGTTCGTTCCTCTTGGCCTTCTTCGACATCTTCACTCTTTTAGTGCCCTTCTTCTCTTCCAACGGCAACCTATTTCCATCACACTGATTATTGAGTGAAAACCTTACAGTCTCACCATCTGCCTTGATCCCAACTGATGCATTTCTCATGTATCTAACATGTAGCCATTTTCCAACAGGTATTGATAGTGCCCCATAACTTGGCTGGAAATGAAGAGACTGGGCAAATGCAGAGGCTTTACACAGCAATGGGATCACGTTCTCACGGTGAACAAGACCATAGAACAATACTAAAGAGACCCTGCACAAAGGGCACTCATTATTTCCAAATGACATAAAAAATTGGCACTTGTGTTTCTTACTTGGTACTAacgataaaagaaatcaactgAGTTTTTATTACCTTGCTTACAAACTAATAAACAATTTGTTTCATTCTAAAAGAGATAATGCAGCATATACATTTTAAACAACCACAAATGATGgtatatcaaacaaataaataaataaataataggaTGGAGATATTCACCTTTTGAGAGATTCCGGGCTTGCACGAATAACTGATGTCATTGAAGCTCCGTAGAACATAGCATTaaattcgaaaaaaaaaacaaaaaggcgAGCCTCTGcctacaaaataaacaaagcaACCATCTGCTCTATTGTGGACTACAAagttttaattcattttttgcaaccaattttaaagaattgtgAAA
This window contains:
- the LOC102628680 gene encoding uncharacterized CRM domain-containing protein At3g25440, chloroplastic isoform X1, coding for MFYGASMTSVIRASPESLKRVSLVLFYGLVHRENVIPLLCKASAFAQSLHFQPSYGALSIPVGKWLHVRYMRNASVGIKADGETVRFSLNNQCDGNRLPLEEKKGTKRVKMSKKAKRNELRFYRLKAKKKINSPSPEVRIRYKLEKAKRKEAWLIEKLTKFELPKAPAEAYDPEILTDEERHYLKRTGEKKKNYVQVGRRGVFGGVVLNMHLHWKKHETVKVVCKPCEPGKIHEYAEVLAQLSKGIVIDINPSNTIIFYRGKNYVQPEVISPPDTLSKDKALEKYRYEQSLEHTGWFIEKLEKELEAYYEHVAQYKKGKEDAQPDSSDNNTGEKNR
- the LOC102628680 gene encoding uncharacterized CRM domain-containing protein At3g25440, chloroplastic isoform X3, with protein sequence MRNASVGIKADGETVRFSLNNQCDGNRLPLEEKKGTKRVKMSKKAKRNELRFYRLKAKKKINSPSPEVRIRYKLEKAKRKEAWLIEKLTKFELPKAPAEAYDPEILTDEERHYLKRTGEKKKNYVQVGRRGVFGGVVLNMHLHWKKHETVKVVCKPCEPGKIHEYAEVLAQLSKGIVIDINPSNTIIFYRGKNYVQPEVISPPDTLSKDKALEKYRYEQSLEHTGWFIEKLEKELEAYYEHVAQYKKGKEDAQPDSSDNNTGEKNR
- the LOC102628680 gene encoding uncharacterized CRM domain-containing protein At3g25440, chloroplastic isoform X2; its protein translation is MFYGASMTSVIRASPESLKRVSLVLFYGLVHRENVIPLLCKASAFAQSLHFQPSYGALSIPVGKWLHVRYMRNASVGIKADGETVRFSLNNQCDGNRLPLEEKKGTKRVKMSKKAKRNELRFYRLKAKKKINSPSPEVRIRYKLEKAKRKEAWLIEKLTKFELPKAPAEAYDPEILTDEERHYLKRTGEKKKNYVQVGRRGVFGGVVLNMHLHWKKHETVKVVCKPCEPGKIHEYAEVLAQLSKGIVIDINPSNTIIFYRGKNYVQPEVISPPDTLSKDKLLTE